A genomic segment from Conger conger chromosome 2, fConCon1.1, whole genome shotgun sequence encodes:
- the traf7 gene encoding E3 ubiquitin-protein ligase TRAF7 isoform X3: MSLRSTFSLHEEEEDTEPQVFAEQPSVKLCCQLCCSVFKDPVITTCGHTFCRRCALTSEKCPVDNAKLTVVVNNIAVAEQIGELFIHCKYGCQPAASGKPSAFEVDPLGCPFTIKLTTRKDHEASCDYRPVRCPNNPSCPPLLTMNLEAHLKECEHIKCPHSKYGCTFIGNQDTYETHLEVCKFEGLKEFLQQTDDRFHEMQVTLAQKDQDIAFLRSMLGKLSEKLDQLEKNLELKFDVLDENQSKLSEDLMEFRRDASMLNDELSHINARLNMGILGSYDPQQIFKCKGTFVGHQGPVWCLCVYSTGDLLFSGSSDKTIKVWDTCTTYKCQKTLEGHDGIVLALCIQGNKLYSGSADCTIIVWDIQTLQKVNTIRAHDNPVCTLVSSHNMLFSGSLKAIKVWDIVGTELKLKKELTGLNHWVRALVASQNHLYSGSYQTIKIWDIRSLECVHVLQTSGGSVYSIAVTNHHIVCGTYENLIHVWDIESKEQVRTLTGHVGTVYALAVISTPDQTKVFSASYDRSLRVWSMDNMICTQTLLRHQGSVTALAVSRGRLFSGAVDSTVKVWTC, from the exons ATGTCCCTGCGCTCCACCTTCTCCCtgcacgaggaggaggaggacacg GAGCCCCAGGTATTTGCAGAGCAGCCCTCGGTCAAGCTGTGCTGCCAGCTCTGCTGCAGCGTGTTCAAGGATCCTGTCATCACCACCTGTGGG CATACCTTCTGCCGACGATGCGCCTTGACCTCAG AGAAGTGCCCGGTGGACAACGCCAAGCTCACGGTGGTGGTGAATAACATTGCTGTGGCAGAACAGATCGGCGAGCTCTTCATCCACTGCAAGTACGGCTGCCAGCCAGCCGCCTCTGGCAAGCCCAGTGCCTTTGAGGTGGACCCCCTGGGTTGCCCCTTCACCATCAAGCTCACCACCAGAAA AGATCACGAAGCGAGCTGTGATTACCGGCCTGTGCGCTGCCCAAACAACCCCAGCTGCCCCCCTCTGCTCACCATGAACCTGGAAGCTCACCTGAAGGAGTGCGAGCACATCAAATGCCCCCACTCCAAATACGG GTGCACCTTCATCGGGAACCAGGACACGTACGAGACCCACCTGGAGGTGTGCAAGTTCGAGGGGCTGAAGGAGTTCCTGCAGCAGACGGACGACCGCTTCCATGAGATGCAGGTCACGCTGGCACAGAAAGACCAGGACATCGCCTTCCTGCGCTCGATGCTGGGAAAACTGTCTGAGAAACTGGACCAGCTGGAGAAGAACCTGGAGCTGAAGTTCG ATGTTCTGGATGAGAACCAGAGCAAGCTGAGTGAGGACCTGATGGAGTTCCGTAGAGATGCCTCCATGCTCAAT GATGAACTGTCTCATATAAACGCCAGGCTGAATATGGGCATCCTGGGAT CCTATGACCCGCAGCAGATATTTAAGTGCAAGGGCACCTTTGTGGGGCACCAGGGGCCCGTGTGGTGCCTGTGCGTGTACTCCACCGGCGACTTGCTCTTCAGCGGCTCCTCCGACAAAACCATCAAG GTCTGGGACACCTGCACCACTTACAAGTGCCAGAAGACATTGGAGGGCCACGACGGCATTGTGCTGGCACTGTGCATTCAGGG GAACAAGCTGTACAGTGGCTCAGCAGACTGCACAATCATT GTGTGGGATATTCAGACACTACAGAAAGTCAACACTATCCGCGCTCATGACAACCCAGTCTGCACCCTGGTGTCTTCACACAACATGCTCTTCAGTGGCTCCCTCAAAGCCATTAAG GTGTGGGACATTGTGGGCAccgagctgaagctgaagaaggagctgaCAGGACTGAACCACTGGGTCCGGGCGCTGGTCGCGTCGCAGAACCACCTGTACAGCGGCTCTTACCAGACCATAAAG ATCTGGGATATTCGTTCTCTggagtgtgttcatgtgcttCAGACGTCTGGTGGCAGCGTGTACTCCATCGCGGTTACCAACCACCACATCGTCTGTGGAACTTATGAGAACCTCATCCAT GTGTGGGACATTGAGTCCAAGGAGCAGGTGCGAACGCTGACTGGCCACGTGGGCACCGTGTATGCCCTGGCAGTCATCTCCACGCCAGACCAGACCAAAGTGTTCAGTGCCTCGTACGATCGCTCACTCAGG GTGTGGAGTATGGACAACATGATCTGCACTCAGACGCTGTTGCGGCATCAGGGTAGCGTCACAGCACTGGCTGTCTCCCGAGGCCGCCTCTTCTCTGGGGCTGTGGACAGCACTGTCAAG gtgTGGACCTGCTAA
- the traf7 gene encoding E3 ubiquitin-protein ligase TRAF7 isoform X1, whose translation MSSSKTPRYNRFSGGAAVSTNSIPPADSTNGTRMETTFGSAYSTVTTVAKADASSNYKQHRRTPSSSSTLTYSPRDEDDSMPPISTPRRSDSAISVRSLHSESNMSLRSTFSLHEEEEDTEPQVFAEQPSVKLCCQLCCSVFKDPVITTCGHTFCRRCALTSEKCPVDNAKLTVVVNNIAVAEQIGELFIHCKYGCQPAASGKPSAFEVDPLGCPFTIKLTTRKDHEASCDYRPVRCPNNPSCPPLLTMNLEAHLKECEHIKCPHSKYGCTFIGNQDTYETHLEVCKFEGLKEFLQQTDDRFHEMQVTLAQKDQDIAFLRSMLGKLSEKLDQLEKNLELKFDVLDENQSKLSEDLMEFRRDASMLNDELSHINARLNMGILGSYDPQQIFKCKGTFVGHQGPVWCLCVYSTGDLLFSGSSDKTIKVWDTCTTYKCQKTLEGHDGIVLALCIQGNKLYSGSADCTIIVWDIQTLQKVNTIRAHDNPVCTLVSSHNMLFSGSLKAIKVWDIVGTELKLKKELTGLNHWVRALVASQNHLYSGSYQTIKIWDIRSLECVHVLQTSGGSVYSIAVTNHHIVCGTYENLIHVWDIESKEQVRTLTGHVGTVYALAVISTPDQTKVFSASYDRSLRVWSMDNMICTQTLLRHQGSVTALAVSRGRLFSGAVDSTVKVWTC comes from the exons ATGAGCTCCAGTAAGACTCCGCGCTACAATCGTTTCtcaggaggagcagcagtgtcCACCAACAGCATTCCCCCAGCAGACAGCACCAACGGG ACCAGAATGGAGACTACTTTCGGATCAGCGTATTCGACAGTAACAACTGTGGCTAAAG CAGATGCATCCAGTAATTACAAGCAGCACCGTCGGACGCCATCCTCCTCCAGCACCCTGACGTACTCCCCACGCGATGAAGATGACAGCATG CCCCCCATCAGCACCCCCCGCCGCTCAGACTCGGCCATCTCTGTGCGCTCCCTGCACTCTGAGTCCAACATGTCCCTGCGCTCCACCTTCTCCCtgcacgaggaggaggaggacacg GAGCCCCAGGTATTTGCAGAGCAGCCCTCGGTCAAGCTGTGCTGCCAGCTCTGCTGCAGCGTGTTCAAGGATCCTGTCATCACCACCTGTGGG CATACCTTCTGCCGACGATGCGCCTTGACCTCAG AGAAGTGCCCGGTGGACAACGCCAAGCTCACGGTGGTGGTGAATAACATTGCTGTGGCAGAACAGATCGGCGAGCTCTTCATCCACTGCAAGTACGGCTGCCAGCCAGCCGCCTCTGGCAAGCCCAGTGCCTTTGAGGTGGACCCCCTGGGTTGCCCCTTCACCATCAAGCTCACCACCAGAAA AGATCACGAAGCGAGCTGTGATTACCGGCCTGTGCGCTGCCCAAACAACCCCAGCTGCCCCCCTCTGCTCACCATGAACCTGGAAGCTCACCTGAAGGAGTGCGAGCACATCAAATGCCCCCACTCCAAATACGG GTGCACCTTCATCGGGAACCAGGACACGTACGAGACCCACCTGGAGGTGTGCAAGTTCGAGGGGCTGAAGGAGTTCCTGCAGCAGACGGACGACCGCTTCCATGAGATGCAGGTCACGCTGGCACAGAAAGACCAGGACATCGCCTTCCTGCGCTCGATGCTGGGAAAACTGTCTGAGAAACTGGACCAGCTGGAGAAGAACCTGGAGCTGAAGTTCG ATGTTCTGGATGAGAACCAGAGCAAGCTGAGTGAGGACCTGATGGAGTTCCGTAGAGATGCCTCCATGCTCAAT GATGAACTGTCTCATATAAACGCCAGGCTGAATATGGGCATCCTGGGAT CCTATGACCCGCAGCAGATATTTAAGTGCAAGGGCACCTTTGTGGGGCACCAGGGGCCCGTGTGGTGCCTGTGCGTGTACTCCACCGGCGACTTGCTCTTCAGCGGCTCCTCCGACAAAACCATCAAG GTCTGGGACACCTGCACCACTTACAAGTGCCAGAAGACATTGGAGGGCCACGACGGCATTGTGCTGGCACTGTGCATTCAGGG GAACAAGCTGTACAGTGGCTCAGCAGACTGCACAATCATT GTGTGGGATATTCAGACACTACAGAAAGTCAACACTATCCGCGCTCATGACAACCCAGTCTGCACCCTGGTGTCTTCACACAACATGCTCTTCAGTGGCTCCCTCAAAGCCATTAAG GTGTGGGACATTGTGGGCAccgagctgaagctgaagaaggagctgaCAGGACTGAACCACTGGGTCCGGGCGCTGGTCGCGTCGCAGAACCACCTGTACAGCGGCTCTTACCAGACCATAAAG ATCTGGGATATTCGTTCTCTggagtgtgttcatgtgcttCAGACGTCTGGTGGCAGCGTGTACTCCATCGCGGTTACCAACCACCACATCGTCTGTGGAACTTATGAGAACCTCATCCAT GTGTGGGACATTGAGTCCAAGGAGCAGGTGCGAACGCTGACTGGCCACGTGGGCACCGTGTATGCCCTGGCAGTCATCTCCACGCCAGACCAGACCAAAGTGTTCAGTGCCTCGTACGATCGCTCACTCAGG GTGTGGAGTATGGACAACATGATCTGCACTCAGACGCTGTTGCGGCATCAGGGTAGCGTCACAGCACTGGCTGTCTCCCGAGGCCGCCTCTTCTCTGGGGCTGTGGACAGCACTGTCAAG gtgTGGACCTGCTAA
- the traf7 gene encoding E3 ubiquitin-protein ligase TRAF7 isoform X2 has protein sequence MSSSKTPRYNRFSGGAAVSTNSIPPADSTNGTRMETTFGSAYSTVTTVAKDASSNYKQHRRTPSSSSTLTYSPRDEDDSMPPISTPRRSDSAISVRSLHSESNMSLRSTFSLHEEEEDTEPQVFAEQPSVKLCCQLCCSVFKDPVITTCGHTFCRRCALTSEKCPVDNAKLTVVVNNIAVAEQIGELFIHCKYGCQPAASGKPSAFEVDPLGCPFTIKLTTRKDHEASCDYRPVRCPNNPSCPPLLTMNLEAHLKECEHIKCPHSKYGCTFIGNQDTYETHLEVCKFEGLKEFLQQTDDRFHEMQVTLAQKDQDIAFLRSMLGKLSEKLDQLEKNLELKFDVLDENQSKLSEDLMEFRRDASMLNDELSHINARLNMGILGSYDPQQIFKCKGTFVGHQGPVWCLCVYSTGDLLFSGSSDKTIKVWDTCTTYKCQKTLEGHDGIVLALCIQGNKLYSGSADCTIIVWDIQTLQKVNTIRAHDNPVCTLVSSHNMLFSGSLKAIKVWDIVGTELKLKKELTGLNHWVRALVASQNHLYSGSYQTIKIWDIRSLECVHVLQTSGGSVYSIAVTNHHIVCGTYENLIHVWDIESKEQVRTLTGHVGTVYALAVISTPDQTKVFSASYDRSLRVWSMDNMICTQTLLRHQGSVTALAVSRGRLFSGAVDSTVKVWTC, from the exons ATGAGCTCCAGTAAGACTCCGCGCTACAATCGTTTCtcaggaggagcagcagtgtcCACCAACAGCATTCCCCCAGCAGACAGCACCAACGGG ACCAGAATGGAGACTACTTTCGGATCAGCGTATTCGACAGTAACAACTGTGGCTAAAG ATGCATCCAGTAATTACAAGCAGCACCGTCGGACGCCATCCTCCTCCAGCACCCTGACGTACTCCCCACGCGATGAAGATGACAGCATG CCCCCCATCAGCACCCCCCGCCGCTCAGACTCGGCCATCTCTGTGCGCTCCCTGCACTCTGAGTCCAACATGTCCCTGCGCTCCACCTTCTCCCtgcacgaggaggaggaggacacg GAGCCCCAGGTATTTGCAGAGCAGCCCTCGGTCAAGCTGTGCTGCCAGCTCTGCTGCAGCGTGTTCAAGGATCCTGTCATCACCACCTGTGGG CATACCTTCTGCCGACGATGCGCCTTGACCTCAG AGAAGTGCCCGGTGGACAACGCCAAGCTCACGGTGGTGGTGAATAACATTGCTGTGGCAGAACAGATCGGCGAGCTCTTCATCCACTGCAAGTACGGCTGCCAGCCAGCCGCCTCTGGCAAGCCCAGTGCCTTTGAGGTGGACCCCCTGGGTTGCCCCTTCACCATCAAGCTCACCACCAGAAA AGATCACGAAGCGAGCTGTGATTACCGGCCTGTGCGCTGCCCAAACAACCCCAGCTGCCCCCCTCTGCTCACCATGAACCTGGAAGCTCACCTGAAGGAGTGCGAGCACATCAAATGCCCCCACTCCAAATACGG GTGCACCTTCATCGGGAACCAGGACACGTACGAGACCCACCTGGAGGTGTGCAAGTTCGAGGGGCTGAAGGAGTTCCTGCAGCAGACGGACGACCGCTTCCATGAGATGCAGGTCACGCTGGCACAGAAAGACCAGGACATCGCCTTCCTGCGCTCGATGCTGGGAAAACTGTCTGAGAAACTGGACCAGCTGGAGAAGAACCTGGAGCTGAAGTTCG ATGTTCTGGATGAGAACCAGAGCAAGCTGAGTGAGGACCTGATGGAGTTCCGTAGAGATGCCTCCATGCTCAAT GATGAACTGTCTCATATAAACGCCAGGCTGAATATGGGCATCCTGGGAT CCTATGACCCGCAGCAGATATTTAAGTGCAAGGGCACCTTTGTGGGGCACCAGGGGCCCGTGTGGTGCCTGTGCGTGTACTCCACCGGCGACTTGCTCTTCAGCGGCTCCTCCGACAAAACCATCAAG GTCTGGGACACCTGCACCACTTACAAGTGCCAGAAGACATTGGAGGGCCACGACGGCATTGTGCTGGCACTGTGCATTCAGGG GAACAAGCTGTACAGTGGCTCAGCAGACTGCACAATCATT GTGTGGGATATTCAGACACTACAGAAAGTCAACACTATCCGCGCTCATGACAACCCAGTCTGCACCCTGGTGTCTTCACACAACATGCTCTTCAGTGGCTCCCTCAAAGCCATTAAG GTGTGGGACATTGTGGGCAccgagctgaagctgaagaaggagctgaCAGGACTGAACCACTGGGTCCGGGCGCTGGTCGCGTCGCAGAACCACCTGTACAGCGGCTCTTACCAGACCATAAAG ATCTGGGATATTCGTTCTCTggagtgtgttcatgtgcttCAGACGTCTGGTGGCAGCGTGTACTCCATCGCGGTTACCAACCACCACATCGTCTGTGGAACTTATGAGAACCTCATCCAT GTGTGGGACATTGAGTCCAAGGAGCAGGTGCGAACGCTGACTGGCCACGTGGGCACCGTGTATGCCCTGGCAGTCATCTCCACGCCAGACCAGACCAAAGTGTTCAGTGCCTCGTACGATCGCTCACTCAGG GTGTGGAGTATGGACAACATGATCTGCACTCAGACGCTGTTGCGGCATCAGGGTAGCGTCACAGCACTGGCTGTCTCCCGAGGCCGCCTCTTCTCTGGGGCTGTGGACAGCACTGTCAAG gtgTGGACCTGCTAA